In the genome of Desulfofarcimen acetoxidans DSM 771, one region contains:
- a CDS encoding sigma-70 family RNA polymerase sigma factor gives MNFSESELISEIKKRNLNAYESLIKEYTKPVYYLTYNILNIGNSKEDIEECVADVFLEVWLKINGFDSERSNFKTWVLIITKYKALTYKRKLKKNHVENIDDYQLEESDTVERQIIDRETQKKLLEIINSFNKTDKELFIRRYFYNEKISDIMQSLGLSRSALDNRLLRGRKIIKEVLSYD, from the coding sequence ATGAACTTTTCAGAGAGTGAACTTATATCTGAAATAAAGAAGCGAAACTTGAACGCTTATGAATCCTTAATCAAAGAGTACACCAAGCCCGTTTATTATTTAACCTATAACATTTTAAACATCGGCAACAGTAAAGAGGACATCGAAGAGTGCGTAGCCGACGTCTTTTTGGAGGTTTGGCTAAAAATCAATGGATTTGACAGCGAGAGAAGCAATTTCAAAACCTGGGTTTTAATTATCACAAAATATAAAGCTCTTACATATAAGCGCAAACTTAAAAAAAATCATGTTGAAAACATTGATGATTACCAGCTTGAGGAGTCCGATACCGTTGAAAGACAGATCATCGATAGAGAAACACAGAAAAAACTGCTGGAAATAATCAATAGCTTTAATAAAACGGACAAGGAACTTTTTATCCGCAGGTATTTTTACAACGAGAAAATTAGCGATATTATGCAATCTTTGGGGTTGAGCCGTTCGGCGCTGGACAACAGGCTCTTAAGAGGCAGAAAAATAATCAAGGAGGTTTTATCCTATGACTGA
- a CDS encoding ABC transporter permease: MKFFSMHLKSQMQYKVSFFLTAAGQFLVSFTSLLGVYFMFTRFNEVEGFIFQQVLLCFATSLMAFSLAECFGRGFDVFPLMIGNGEFDRVLVRPRQEIFQVLSSKIELTRIGRLLQSIIVFCYAIPASGVIWTWDKILTLFLMIFCGSIIFFCLFLIYASFSFFTIEGLEFMNIFTDGGKEFGRYPFSIYGKKVLNFFTFIVPLALFQYYPLLYLLDMKTSVSYMLTPLLGLLFIIPSYSFWRFGLRRYKSTGS, encoded by the coding sequence TTGAAGTTTTTCTCCATGCACCTTAAAAGTCAGATGCAATACAAGGTTTCTTTTTTTCTAACGGCAGCAGGACAATTTTTAGTCTCTTTTACCTCCCTGCTCGGCGTCTATTTCATGTTTACCCGCTTCAATGAGGTTGAGGGATTCATATTTCAGCAGGTGCTTTTATGCTTTGCAACATCTTTGATGGCGTTTTCACTCGCCGAATGCTTCGGTCGCGGCTTTGACGTTTTTCCGCTAATGATTGGCAACGGAGAATTTGACAGGGTGCTTGTACGCCCACGGCAGGAAATATTCCAGGTTTTATCTTCCAAAATAGAGCTTACCCGTATTGGACGGCTTTTACAGTCTATCATCGTTTTTTGCTATGCAATACCTGCAAGCGGCGTAATCTGGACCTGGGATAAGATATTAACGCTTTTTCTCATGATATTCTGTGGGAGTATCATATTTTTCTGCCTGTTTTTGATTTATGCCTCCTTTTCGTTTTTTACAATTGAGGGTTTAGAGTTTATGAATATTTTCACGGACGGCGGCAAAGAATTTGGGCGATATCCCTTTTCTATATATGGCAAGAAGGTCTTGAATTTTTTTACGTTTATCGTACCATTGGCGCTGTTTCAATATTATCCGCTTCTGTATCTGCTTGATATGAAGACAAGTGTATCGTATATGCTGACACCGTTATTAGGACTGTTATTCATAATACCTAGCTATTCTTTCTGGAGATTCGGACTTAGAAGATATAAGTCAACAGGTTCGTGA
- the nikC gene encoding nickel transporter permease encodes MKELVTVFTNCKETLKSNRMLSSSATVVVFIFLLALAGQWIMPHDPAAVSLADKVQPPSFKYPFGTDSLGRCIFSRVIEGTHTSLSTAAIVVAISGISGVLIGLISGYFGGILDSLIMRTVDVMLAFPGIILSLALIAAIGPGLSSIIIALTMVHWTGYTRLIRGEVLSVKQSEFVEAARAMGNSQISIMFKYILPSIVTPVIVMAALDIAHVVLAGASLSFLGLGAQPPTAEWGAMINEGREFIRTAPHITLFPGLAVMITVLAFNMLGDSLRDVLDPRLREGQIE; translated from the coding sequence ATGAAGGAGCTTGTTACAGTATTTACAAATTGTAAAGAAACATTAAAGAGCAACCGAATGCTGTCAAGCAGTGCCACAGTAGTTGTGTTTATCTTTCTGTTAGCCCTGGCGGGGCAATGGATTATGCCACACGATCCGGCAGCGGTAAGCCTCGCCGATAAGGTACAGCCACCCTCTTTTAAATATCCTTTTGGTACAGATTCGCTGGGCAGATGTATATTTAGCAGGGTAATTGAAGGGACACACACGTCTTTAAGTACAGCGGCCATAGTTGTAGCTATCAGTGGCATTAGCGGAGTATTAATCGGACTGATATCAGGTTATTTCGGAGGAATTCTGGACAGCCTGATTATGCGTACTGTCGATGTTATGCTTGCTTTCCCGGGGATTATCCTCTCCCTGGCTCTGATTGCAGCAATAGGTCCGGGCCTGAGCAGTATAATCATTGCCTTAACGATGGTGCACTGGACCGGATATACAAGGCTTATCAGAGGCGAAGTTCTATCAGTTAAACAGTCAGAGTTTGTGGAAGCGGCAAGGGCCATGGGCAACAGCCAAATCAGTATTATGTTTAAATATATTTTACCCAGTATAGTAACTCCAGTAATAGTAATGGCTGCCCTGGACATAGCTCATGTGGTGCTGGCCGGGGCAAGTTTAAGCTTTCTTGGGCTGGGCGCCCAGCCCCCTACCGCAGAATGGGGAGCAATGATTAACGAAGGACGCGAGTTTATCCGGACAGCTCCACATATTACCCTGTTTCCCGGACTGGCTGTGATGATAACCGTTCTGGCTTTTAATATGCTGGGGGACAGCTTGAGAGATGTCCTTGACCCCAGACTGCGCGAAGGGCAGATAGAATAA
- a CDS encoding ABC transporter ATP-binding protein, with protein sequence MTDFLAFSDTDSFRHKHAVTEPLLSIVDLKAFFKIKDTVLKALDNVSININHHEVVALVGETGCGKSVLVLSILGLLPKNACTEGSIRYLGKEILGIDEEELRGLRGKAIGMIPQNPATSLNPLMKIGIQVMEIIRLHKKCNKSAAKHETINLFSRLRLPDPTTSICCYPHQLSGGMRQRVLISMGIACNPGLILVDEPTKGLDAVLRKRVVDLLKEQVSSSTSSMLLITHDFSVAAALADRVAVMYAGEIVETGPVSQILNHSRHPYTKSLLNSLPGRGFNSIPGFSPSLTNLPPGCKFQPRCKTSSSRCAAHHPDMEEILTNHFVRCFHAHRS encoded by the coding sequence ATGACAGATTTTCTTGCTTTTTCAGATACAGACAGTTTCCGGCATAAACATGCGGTGACTGAACCGCTCCTTTCCATTGTTGATCTGAAAGCCTTTTTCAAGATTAAAGATACAGTATTAAAAGCATTAGATAATGTCTCAATCAATATTAATCATCATGAAGTTGTTGCCCTGGTAGGAGAAACAGGTTGCGGCAAATCTGTTCTGGTGCTGAGTATTCTTGGTTTGTTACCTAAAAATGCCTGCACGGAAGGAAGTATCCGCTACCTGGGAAAAGAAATTCTGGGGATCGATGAGGAAGAATTAAGAGGACTCCGGGGAAAGGCAATTGGCATGATTCCGCAAAATCCTGCCACTTCACTAAATCCACTGATGAAAATTGGCATTCAGGTTATGGAAATCATTAGGTTGCATAAAAAATGCAACAAATCAGCAGCAAAACATGAAACAATAAATCTGTTTAGCCGGCTGCGTTTGCCTGATCCCACAACAAGCATTTGCTGCTATCCTCATCAGTTAAGCGGAGGAATGAGACAGCGGGTACTGATATCCATGGGAATAGCATGCAATCCCGGCTTGATTCTGGTTGATGAGCCTACTAAAGGGCTTGATGCTGTGCTGAGAAAAAGAGTAGTGGATTTGCTTAAAGAACAGGTTTCATCCAGCACTTCATCAATGCTGCTTATTACCCATGATTTTTCTGTTGCGGCAGCGCTGGCAGATCGCGTTGCCGTTATGTATGCCGGAGAAATAGTGGAAACCGGACCAGTTTCCCAAATACTAAATCATTCCCGGCATCCTTATACAAAATCACTGCTTAATTCTCTGCCGGGAAGAGGGTTTAACTCTATTCCCGGCTTTAGTCCGAGCCTTACTAATCTCCCTCCGGGATGCAAATTCCAGCCCAGATGCAAAACATCGTCATCCCGCTGTGCCGCTCATCATCCGGATATGGAAGAGATTCTTACTAACCATTTTGTGAGGTGCTTTCATGCTCATAGAAGTTAA
- a CDS encoding rod shape-determining protein yields the protein MSIGIFSKDIGIDLGNANLLVYVKDEGIVLNEPSVVVIEKNANKILAAGYNAKMMIGRTPKNIVAIRPLKGGVINDFNATQAMIKLFIKKALPKFSMFKPRVVVSVPMGVTTVEGQAVRQAVLQAGVREAYLVEEPMAAAIGSGLPVHEPIGNMIIDIGSGITEVAVISMGGIVTSNSIRIAGDDMDEAIIHHIKKEHNLLIGERTAEQIKINIGIAYPLEDTKAIKIKGRDLQTGLPREENITSKEIYQALSEPLASISAAIISTLEQTPPDFSVDIINNGIVLVGGGAMLRGIDHLIHMQTGISVYVVNQPLLAVANGSGKILENINVLRKTLLN from the coding sequence ATGTCAATTGGCATATTTTCAAAAGATATAGGAATAGATTTGGGGAATGCTAACTTACTCGTATATGTGAAGGATGAAGGCATTGTTTTAAACGAACCGTCAGTAGTTGTAATTGAAAAAAATGCAAATAAAATATTGGCTGCAGGATATAATGCAAAAATGATGATTGGGCGAACTCCGAAAAATATCGTAGCAATCCGACCATTAAAAGGTGGAGTAATTAATGATTTTAATGCTACTCAAGCTATGATAAAGCTATTTATTAAAAAAGCATTACCTAAATTTTCCATGTTTAAGCCTAGAGTTGTAGTTTCTGTACCTATGGGTGTTACAACTGTAGAAGGACAGGCAGTTCGCCAAGCAGTCCTGCAGGCCGGGGTTCGAGAAGCTTATCTAGTGGAAGAACCGATGGCAGCCGCTATTGGTTCAGGTCTTCCGGTGCATGAACCTATTGGAAATATGATTATAGATATTGGCAGCGGAATCACAGAAGTAGCTGTAATATCCATGGGCGGCATTGTAACTAGCAATTCTATTCGTATAGCAGGGGATGATATGGATGAAGCCATTATTCATCATATTAAAAAAGAACATAATCTGCTAATTGGAGAGCGAACAGCTGAACAAATTAAAATTAATATTGGAATAGCTTACCCTTTAGAAGATACAAAAGCGATAAAGATAAAGGGTAGAGATTTGCAGACCGGTCTGCCTAGAGAAGAAAATATTACATCTAAAGAAATTTATCAGGCTTTATCTGAACCCTTGGCAAGCATTAGTGCTGCCATCATATCTACCCTGGAACAAACTCCTCCTGATTTTTCCGTGGATATTATTAATAACGGAATTGTTTTGGTCGGCGGGGGAGCAATGCTTAGAGGGATCGATCATCTGATACATATGCAAACCGGTATATCAGTATATGTAGTTAACCAGCCATTGCTTGCAGTAGCGAATGGCTCTGGAAAAATTTTGGAAAATATTAATGTGTTGCGCAAGACTTTGCTAAATTAA
- a CDS encoding ABC transporter permease encodes MKKYIAIIRIRFINSLQYRAAAIAGMATQFAWGLMEILAFSAFYRANPAAFPMEFSQTVSYIWMQQALLALFMVWFFEGEIFASITSGGIAYELARPVDLYSRWFCQSMANRLAKAVLRCFPILIVAFIVPEPFRMSLPVNAGQFILFLVSASLSLFVVVSFSMLIYISTFYTLSPMGVRLISAVLADFMAGATIPLPFFPPAFLTVAELMPFAAMQNMPLRIYSGNIAGTDAALGIGLQLFWLLVLVLIGRLLMKNALKRVVVQGG; translated from the coding sequence ATGAAAAAATACATCGCGATTATCCGAATACGCTTTATAAACAGTCTTCAATATCGCGCAGCAGCAATCGCGGGCATGGCAACGCAATTCGCCTGGGGACTTATGGAAATACTCGCATTTTCGGCATTCTATAGAGCTAATCCTGCCGCGTTTCCAATGGAGTTCTCCCAGACGGTTTCCTACATATGGATGCAGCAGGCACTTCTGGCGCTGTTTATGGTTTGGTTTTTTGAAGGAGAGATATTCGCTTCCATTACAAGCGGAGGTATAGCCTATGAGCTTGCGCGGCCGGTGGACTTATACAGCCGCTGGTTCTGCCAGTCAATGGCAAACAGGCTGGCAAAGGCAGTACTTCGATGCTTCCCCATACTCATCGTGGCATTCATCGTACCGGAACCGTTCAGAATGTCCTTGCCCGTAAACGCCGGACAATTTATACTGTTTTTGGTTTCAGCGTCACTCAGCCTGTTTGTTGTGGTATCGTTCAGTATGCTTATCTATATATCAACATTTTACACCTTGTCGCCTATGGGTGTGAGGCTGATCTCGGCTGTGCTGGCCGACTTTATGGCCGGAGCAACAATTCCGCTACCGTTTTTTCCTCCGGCCTTTCTAACCGTGGCCGAGCTTATGCCGTTTGCCGCCATGCAGAACATGCCGCTGCGAATATACAGCGGGAACATTGCGGGTACGGACGCGGCACTGGGTATTGGCTTGCAGCTATTTTGGCTGTTAGTTCTTGTGCTGATCGGCAGGCTGCTGATGAAAAACGCACTCAAAAGAGTCGTTGTACAGGGAGGATGA
- a CDS encoding ABC transporter permease translates to MWQFLFKRLAAAILVVAAASMLTFGILHLTPGDTPVTILKHAFIGIEQEPTDSEVTNITNRYKLDEPLDKQYFSWIKEAVRGNLGESYVYRTSVAQIIGLRFPATVLLALVSVALSLLIAIPVGVFSAARRNSVFDHLSRLCALFAVSIPSFWLALLLIIVFSLQLDLFSVAGFRQISDVVLPCVTIAAGMSAVTMRMMRSCMLEILNQDYILTAKAKGLHESVVVWRHALRNAFLPVITIVGLQFGHMLGGTVVVETVFAWPGLGKLLIDSILAKDIPMVQGIIVLIATSYAVVNLLVDLAYVLMDPRIRYGREV, encoded by the coding sequence ATGTGGCAATTTCTTTTTAAGCGTTTAGCTGCTGCAATTTTAGTCGTTGCAGCAGCTTCCATGCTAACATTCGGAATATTACATCTGACGCCGGGAGATACTCCTGTGACTATCCTGAAGCATGCTTTTATAGGAATAGAACAAGAGCCCACAGATTCGGAAGTTACCAATATCACGAACCGGTACAAGTTGGATGAACCATTGGATAAGCAGTATTTTTCCTGGATAAAAGAAGCTGTCAGAGGGAACCTTGGGGAATCCTATGTTTACAGAACTTCCGTGGCTCAGATCATTGGGTTGAGATTTCCGGCAACAGTCCTGCTGGCTCTGGTGAGTGTTGCACTTTCACTGCTGATAGCAATTCCGGTTGGAGTTTTTTCTGCGGCAAGAAGGAATTCTGTGTTTGATCACCTCAGCCGGTTATGTGCTCTTTTCGCTGTGTCTATACCAAGTTTTTGGCTGGCGCTGTTATTAATCATTGTTTTTTCCCTTCAATTAGACCTGTTTTCGGTAGCAGGATTCAGGCAAATATCTGATGTGGTGCTGCCATGCGTAACAATAGCAGCAGGTATGTCGGCGGTTACTATGCGCATGATGCGTTCATGCATGCTTGAGATATTGAACCAGGATTATATTTTAACAGCCAAAGCAAAAGGTCTGCATGAAAGCGTGGTCGTATGGCGGCATGCGTTAAGGAACGCTTTTCTCCCGGTAATAACCATAGTTGGACTTCAATTTGGACATATGCTTGGAGGAACGGTAGTCGTGGAGACGGTGTTTGCCTGGCCGGGGTTAGGAAAACTGCTGATTGATTCAATATTAGCTAAAGATATCCCTATGGTCCAGGGCATTATAGTCTTAATCGCCACTTCCTACGCCGTAGTCAATTTGCTGGTAGACCTGGCTTACGTCCTGATGGATCCCAGAATACGCTATGGAAGGGAAGTCTAA
- a CDS encoding ATP-binding cassette domain-containing protein: MLIEVKNLVKEYTGGLFYKRTVKAVNGVSFSIKQGETLGLVGESGCGKSTVARLLLMLIRPTSASIRFENTELTVKSPAELQKLRKEMQIIFQHPQQSLYPRRKIYEAMAEPLRIHKLIKRKEEEKEKILQLLNDVGLLKEHLERYPHELSGGQAQRVAIARVLALKPKFIVADEPTSMLDISVQAQILELMKKLQREHNIGMLFISHDLEVARAVSNRIAVMHQGRLVEIGDSEQVFMKPQHPYTKYLTDTTLKLEEKQRFMG, from the coding sequence ATGCTCATAGAAGTTAAAAACCTGGTTAAAGAGTATACAGGAGGACTGTTTTATAAAAGAACAGTTAAGGCTGTAAACGGAGTAAGTTTTTCAATCAAACAAGGGGAAACCCTGGGACTGGTGGGAGAAAGCGGTTGTGGAAAGTCTACGGTAGCCCGGCTTTTGCTCATGCTTATAAGGCCGACCTCTGCCAGTATCCGGTTTGAAAATACTGAGTTGACGGTCAAATCACCGGCAGAGCTGCAAAAGCTAAGAAAGGAAATGCAAATAATATTCCAGCATCCCCAGCAATCCTTGTATCCCCGGCGAAAAATCTATGAAGCAATGGCAGAGCCGCTGAGAATCCATAAACTTATAAAGAGAAAAGAAGAAGAAAAGGAAAAGATACTCCAATTATTGAATGATGTCGGTCTTTTAAAGGAACACCTGGAACGTTATCCCCACGAACTCAGCGGGGGACAAGCTCAGCGTGTCGCTATTGCCAGGGTGCTTGCCTTGAAACCTAAATTTATTGTAGCCGACGAACCAACTTCAATGCTGGATATCTCGGTACAGGCTCAAATCCTGGAATTAATGAAAAAACTCCAGCGGGAGCATAACATCGGGATGCTATTTATTTCTCATGACCTGGAAGTAGCAAGGGCCGTCAGCAACAGGATTGCTGTGATGCATCAAGGCCGTTTGGTGGAGATTGGCGACAGTGAACAGGTTTTTATGAAACCACAACACCCTTACACTAAATATTTGACTGATACTACTCTAAAATTAGAAGAAAAGCAGCGATTTATGGGATAA
- a CDS encoding ABC transporter ATP-binding protein — protein sequence MIILKNINKTFRIAKRKSGFGQAFKALFSREYETVHALSDVSFTINDGEMIGYIGPNGAGKSTTLKIMCGVLTPDNGSCKIDGRTPWQDRIEHTKNIGVVFGQRSQLWWDVPVCDSFELIRDIYKVNKTEYRHNLDELVELLDLSELLKTPTRSLSLGQRMRCELAASLLHSPQTLFLDEPTIGLDAVSKIAVRQFIKKLNTERGTTVILTTHDMQDIEALTERILLIGKGRILLDGSLLELKKHFSTRKTVVFEYNGEVSKLCDGMTVTEQKEGRLIIELDPLICSVSTAIAHLSSQVEVLDISVSGISAEEMVAVLYKEYRI from the coding sequence ATGATAATACTGAAAAATATCAATAAAACATTTAGGATAGCAAAACGAAAGTCTGGATTTGGACAGGCATTTAAAGCGCTTTTCTCACGCGAATACGAAACTGTTCATGCTCTCAGTGACGTGAGTTTCACAATCAACGACGGCGAAATGATTGGTTACATAGGTCCAAATGGGGCGGGAAAAAGCACCACGCTTAAAATCATGTGCGGCGTCTTGACACCCGATAACGGCTCATGCAAGATTGACGGACGCACACCATGGCAGGATAGAATTGAGCACACCAAAAACATTGGCGTTGTTTTCGGTCAGCGCAGCCAGTTATGGTGGGACGTACCTGTATGTGACAGCTTTGAGCTTATCCGCGATATTTACAAGGTGAATAAAACGGAATACAGACACAATCTTGATGAGCTTGTCGAACTGCTCGATCTGTCGGAGCTTCTGAAAACGCCGACACGCAGTCTCAGTCTTGGGCAGCGTATGCGGTGCGAACTGGCCGCATCATTACTGCACAGTCCCCAAACACTCTTTTTAGATGAGCCGACCATCGGGCTGGACGCTGTCTCTAAAATCGCGGTACGGCAGTTCATAAAAAAACTCAATACTGAGCGCGGCACGACTGTCATACTGACAACTCACGACATGCAGGACATTGAAGCATTGACGGAACGAATTTTACTGATCGGCAAGGGACGTATATTGCTGGACGGAAGCTTGCTGGAGTTAAAAAAGCATTTTTCCACTCGAAAAACGGTTGTTTTTGAATACAATGGCGAAGTTTCAAAGCTTTGTGACGGGATGACCGTGACTGAACAGAAAGAAGGAAGATTGATAATTGAGCTTGACCCGCTCATATGCTCCGTGTCAACCGCGATAGCACATCTATCATCGCAAGTAGAAGTGCTTGACATTTCAGTTTCTGGTATCAGCGCCGAGGAAATGGTAGCGGTCCTGTATAAGGAGTACCGCATATGA